In Oreochromis aureus strain Israel breed Guangdong linkage group 15, ZZ_aureus, whole genome shotgun sequence, a single genomic region encodes these proteins:
- the nhsl1b gene encoding NHS-like protein 1 isoform X8 encodes MFCLKAVSNLDEESKWTVHYTAPWHQQENVFLPGSRPPCVEDLHRQAKVNLKTALRECDKLRKDGFRSSQYYSQGPTFSDPIQSSSLQDDGDDENDKKSTASSLEDDKSQLSMRSQTPQGMGEGGDGSDPDRQVVWNKAALLPTPEEKMRQAAQAVPTDIVAINVTGAVFDRQASIRRSLINTDTVSRRPKKVKRRKTISGLPDNINLELAAKGHGGDLRPHSMFLPGQYSTLGRTGSVNSTLRRSVTRDSSCQTEEVKIVPPSMRRIRAQRGQGIAAQMAGISASSSTGSISISSSDSSGILMLPQHFNGDPSRFHSLPRQGARVSLSADPIYSSTPIKSEEHLQRQIGKLQVDDTVVHMRNAPRTGTLPRPKSQEVKGTQSSEWGGGPACVVSPHAAYSTSFIPNATMSSSAEVITLNSSSQLTQSLVSAYPAARALSLASPTNVDPLISSPAAFTHSSTCPALATSTPTHTAQDSGLKVRAPASESGHSDSSAHSHSTLAPTPPSCLPEENWIYDTPENVVAPHRTLTSSCSTPINQLYGSLDQSSRTTTDSSSLYSQDNDGYYTSMHLDSGLRSRSHGSGHGVAAGRATRHSMYECREMANQEDSGSLYSDRSLSRSISLRKSKKPPLPPARTDSLRRKPAAKMPPGGVSAINGANGDRGTTLNETLIASLQQSLQMGLRGGKGKGASPSSTSHSPSSDYDDPWVLRPRSHSSISAGSSAASLAANANCGGVSSVYALCHVTPAHSDTSSLRSDYADSWGYYMDYPRNNGDQGEQTAPAHAADNMSAGVHPGVLQNGGGIHNSQTPGAPGQEREVSAKPKASTSSPDRVHRLTSPSSGYSSQSNTPTAGTPVPAFARSMSPSGGRPKPKVPERKSSLLSSVSISSSSTSLSSNTSDSLKSNGPPPPPPPPLLFSSSSTPNTPLSPPPPFPPPLPASSSTASLTPPPAPPLPTTPQGGSLSLNSTYSTSPEFPPPPSPEMLIHPSSSPNGSFSPPPPPPPPPPPPPLPATVTASSSPSFKKALNDAPKAAPSNSPTNSPKPLITPFALQSVQLRSVKRPEKEITDDNKAEKTGMDLLQGLKPLSLDSCYSQEHPTVLPLLNSSLEGDSHYSSPSPVSKLLEELSLDDSITEDSLDIAIVNGKADDESYTLVNGNEKEEELALPSPAQSHESSPIKQKAPPPAVSKKPKFSLVPPVSPQTINKLFPSQQEETNIPQTEDQVDSPRRQTKEEVKEGDGEHQEEREDTLEHLAERKGASTETRYESCITTSVSKETSNASGLYTNGEADEEEEEDCDGTSSTTGSISSKDDDAGDVFESSTAESSPAPSANGASEKNMVTPTPTRPRTTEDLFAAIHRSKRKVLGRRESEEDKTQPGSHPQSPPTTPTSLSPGMTSSLPRQSGSIQRNLRKSSTSSDNFKALLLKKGSRSETSFRMSAAEMLRSTDPRSQRTRSESALDSPTASPSSPMALHSPAGSPGRGKRAAEERGRYDAFTLSSPTSSPFSMGGFKYGRSRTPPSAASSKYNARSRILSSPMTVICEREGELAESEYGDTAESLCQPAAQAVPVLKDSNGTLSEESRS; translated from the exons AATGTGACAAGTTGAGGAAAGATGGTTTCCGGAGCTCCCAGTACTACTCTCAGGGTCCCACCTTCTCTGACCCCATTCAGTCCAGCAGCCTGCAGGATGACGGGGATGATGAAAATGATAAGAAG TCTACCGCTTCATCGCTGGAGGATGACAAATCTCAGCTCTCCATGAGGTCTCAGACGCCACAGGGCATGGGCGAAGGAGGGGACGGGTCCGACCCTGACAGACAGGTGGTATGGAACAAGGCTGCCCTCCTCCCCACCCCAGAGGAGAAGATGAGGCAGGCAGCTCAGGCCGTACCCACAGACATAGTTGCCATCAATGTCACAG GGGCAGTGTTTGACCGACAGGCGAGCATCCGGCGCTCCCTCATTAACACTGACACCGTGTCCCGCCGGCCCAAGAAGGTCAAACGCAGAAAGACTATATCAGGGCTGCCTGACAACATCAACCTGGAGCTAG cAGCAAAAGGACACGGCGGAGATCTCCGGCCACATTCTATGTTCCTCCCTGGACAGTACTCCACACTTGGCCGTACTGGGAGTGTCAACTCAACCCTCCGACGTTCGGTGACCAGAGATTCGAGCTGCCAGACAGAAGAAGTAAAGATCGTGCCCCCGTCCATGAGAAGAATTCGAGCGCAGAGAGGACAGGGAATCGCTGCTCAGATGGCTGGCATATCCGCTTCCTCTTCAACAGGAAGTATATCCATCTCCAGCAGCGACAGCTCTGGAATACTGATGCTGCCGCAGCATTTTAATGGAGACCCGTCGCGTTTTCACAGTCTGCCCCGACAGGGCGCAAGAGTGTCCCTCAGTGCCGATCCCATCTATAGCAGCACACCCATCAAGTCAGAGGAACATCTGCAGAGGCAAATTGGAAAGCTTCAGGTCGACGATACTGTGGTACACATGAGAAACGCCCCAAGGACAGGAACTTTGCCCAGGCCCAAGTCCCAGGAGGTGAAGGGGACACAGTCCAGTGAGTGGGGCGGGGGTCCGGCATGTGTGGTTTCCCCTCATGCTGCTTATTCCACCTCATTCATCCCCAATGCCACCATGTCCAGTTCTGCTGAGGTTATTACCCTTAACAGCTCGAGCCAGCTCACCCAGTCCCTGGTCTCAGCTTACCCCGCAGCTCGAGCGCTCAGTCTGGCTTCCCCGACTAACGTTGACCCGCTGATCTCTAGTCCAGCAGCCTTCACCCACAGCTCCACCTGCCCTGCCTTGGCCACGTCTACTCCTACTCACACAGCACAGGATAGTGGCCTGAAAGTCAGAGCACCTGCCAGTGAGTCAGGTCACTCTGACAGTAGCGCCCACAGCCACAGCACCTTGGCCCCCACTCCACCATCTTGTCTGCCGGAGGAGAACTGGATCTACGACACACCAGAAAATGTGGTGGCTCCACACCGCACTCTGACCTCCAGTTGCTCCACTCCAATCAACCAGCTCTATGGCAGCCTGGATCAGTCCTCTAGGACCACTACTGATTCCAGCTCTCTTTACTCCCAGGACAATGATGGATACTACACCTCTATGCACCTGGACTCAGGCCTGCGCTCCCGCAGTCACGGTAGCGGGCACGGGGTGGCAGCTGGCCGGGCCACCAGACATAGCATGTACGAGTGCCGCGAGATGGCCAATCAAGAGGACTCTGGAAGCCTGTACAGTGACCGCTCGCTATCACGCAGCATCTCCCTACGCAAATCCAAGAAGCCTCCCCTGCCACCAGCTCGCACAGATTCTCTCAGACGCAAGCCAGCTGCAAAAATGCCCCCCGGAGGTGTTAGCGCCATCAACGGTGCTAATGGGGACAGGGGTACAACACTTAATGAAACTCTAATTGCAAGCTTGCAGCAGAGCCTGCAGATGGGGTTGAGAGGGGGGAAGGGAAAGGGTGCGTCGCCATCATCAACCTCTCACAGCCCGAGCAGCGATTATGATGACCCTTGGGTCCTCAGGCCACGCAGTCACAGCAGCATCAGTGCAGGCAGCTCCGCAGCATCACTAGCAGCTAACGCAAACTGCGGCGGCGTGTCTAGCGTGTACGCTCTATGCCATGTGACACCTGCCCACAGTGACACCAGCAGCCTGCGCTCTGACTACGCCGACTCTTGGGGCTACTACATGGACTACCCTCGTAACAACGGGGATCAGGGGGAGCAGACAGCCCCGGCCCATGCCGCAGATAACATGTCAGCTGGCGTTCACCCAGGAGTCTTACAGAATGGAGGAGGGATTCACAACAGTCAGACACCTGGAGCTCCAGGTCAGGAGCGAGAGGTGTCGGCGAAGCCCAAAGCTTCCACCTCCTCCCCAGACCGGGTGCATAGACTCACCTCGCCATCTAGTGGCTACTCCAGCCAGTCCAACACTCCCACAGCTGGAACCCCAGTGCCCGCCTTCGCCAGGTCCATGTCTCCCTCGGGCGGCCGGCCTAAACCCAAAGTCCCTGAGAGgaagtcctctctcctctcatcagtttccatctcctcctcttccacctcCCTTTCCTCCAACACTTCAGACTCACTCAAGAGCAAcggtcctcctcctccaccaccaccacctctcctcttctcctcctcctcaactCCCAACACCCCTCTCAGCCCACCTCCACCCTTCCCTCCCCCTCTACCGGCAAGCTCTAGCACAGCTTCCCTAACTCCTCCACCAGCTCCCCCATTGCCAACCACTCCTCAGGGAGGTTCTCTAAGCCTGAACTCTACTTACTCCACCTCCCCAGAATTCCCTCCACCTCCATCCCCCGAGATGCTGATTCACCCGAGTTCATCTCCCAATGGGAGCTTCagtccccctcctcctcctccacccccacctcctcctcctcctctgccggCTACTGTTACAGCTTCCTCCTCCCCATCTTTTAAGAAGGCACTAAATGATGCTCCTAAAGCAGCTCCTTCTAACAGTCCCACAAACTCACCTAAGCCCCTCATCACACCATTTGCACTGCAGAGCGTTCAGCTTCGTTCAGTCAAGCGACCAGAGAAGGAGATCACAGATGACAACAAAGCTGAGAAAACAGGGATGGACCTCCTTCAGGGGCTAAAGCCTCTGAGCCTGGATAGCTGTTACTCTCAGGAGCATCCCACTGTCTTACCCCTGTTGAACAGCTCTCTGGAAGGGGATTCCCATTATTCCTCACCATCGCCTGTGTCAAAGCTCCTGGAAGAGTTGTCACTGGATGACAGCATCACAGAGGACTCACTAGACATTGCCATCGTAAATGGAAAAGCTGATGATGAGAGTTACACACTTGTGAATGGGAATGAAAAAGAGGAGGAACTAGCGTTGCCCAGTCCCGCACAGAGCCACGAAAGCTCTCCCATCAAGCAGAAGGCCCCACCCCCAGCAGTCTCCAAGAAGCCTAAATTTTCCCTTGTCCCACCAGTAAGCCcccaaacaataaataaactgtttccaTCTCAGCAGGAAGAGACTAACATCCCCCAAACAGAAGACCAAGTAGATTCTCCGCgaagacaaacaaaagaagagGTAAAAGAGGGGGACGGTGAGCatcaggaggagagagaagacacTTTAGAGCATTTAGCAGAGCGCAAAGGAGCATCCACTGAAACCCGATACGAATCTTGTATCACTACATCTGTTAGCAAGGAGACGAGTAATGCCTCTGGGCTTTATACCAACGGAGAGGctgatgaagaagaggaagaggactgTGATGGGACGAGCAGCACCACAGGGTCCATCAGCTCCAAGGACGACGATGCAG GTGACGTCTTTGAATCCAGTACGGCCGAGTCGTCTCCAGCCCCGTCAGCAAACGGGGCGTCCGAAAAGAACATGGTAACCCCGACTCCCACGCGACCCCGAACCACAGAGGACCTCTTCGCTGCCATTCACAG GTCAAAGCGCAAGGTCCTGGGTCGCAGGGAGTCCGAGGAAGACAAGACCCAGCCTGGGAGCCACCCGCAATCTCCACCCACCACTCCGACGAGCCTGTCTCCAGGGATGACGTCGTCGTTGCCCCGTCAGTCGGGATCCATCCAGCGCAACCTCCGCAAGTCCTCCACCAGCAGCGACAACTTCAAGGCACTTCTCCTGAAAAAGGGAAGCCGCTCTGAGACCAGCTTCAGGATGTCTGCCGCTGAAATGCTTCGTTCCACTGACCCACGCTCCCAGCGAACGCGCTCCGAATCGGCGCTGGACTCCCCCACTGCTTCGCCCTCCTCACCGATGGCTCTGCACAGCCCGGCCGGTTCCCCAGGCCGGGGTAAGAGGGCAGCTGAGGAGCGGGGCCGTTATGATGCCTTTACCCTGTCCTCGCCGACTTCATCGCCCTTTTCAATGGGTGGATTTAAGTACGGGCGCTCTCGGACGCCGCCCTCAGCTGCCAGCAGCAAGTACAACGCCCGTAGCCGAATCCTCAGCAGCCCGATGACGGTAATCTGCGAGCGGGAAGGGGAACTGGCTGAGAGCGAGTACGGAGACACGGCAGAAAGTCTGTGTCAGCCAGCGGCTCAGGCTGTCCCTGTGCTCAAAGACTCCAATGGCACTTTATCTGAAGAAAGCAGAAGTTAA
- the nhsl1b gene encoding NHS-like protein 1 isoform X7 translates to MVFIGTSLKSVIKYFKRKAVSNLDEESKWTVHYTAPWHQQENVFLPGSRPPCVEDLHRQAKVNLKTALRECDKLRKDGFRSSQYYSQGPTFSDPIQSSSLQDDGDDENDKKSTASSLEDDKSQLSMRSQTPQGMGEGGDGSDPDRQVVWNKAALLPTPEEKMRQAAQAVPTDIVAINVTGAVFDRQASIRRSLINTDTVSRRPKKVKRRKTISGLPDNINLELAKGHGGDLRPHSMFLPGQYSTLGRTGSVNSTLRRSVTRDSSCQTEEVKIVPPSMRRIRAQRGQGIAAQMAGISASSSTGSISISSSDSSGILMLPQHFNGDPSRFHSLPRQGARVSLSADPIYSSTPIKSEEHLQRQIGKLQVDDTVVHMRNAPRTGTLPRPKSQEVKGTQSSEWGGGPACVVSPHAAYSTSFIPNATMSSSAEVITLNSSSQLTQSLVSAYPAARALSLASPTNVDPLISSPAAFTHSSTCPALATSTPTHTAQDSGLKVRAPASESGHSDSSAHSHSTLAPTPPSCLPEENWIYDTPENVVAPHRTLTSSCSTPINQLYGSLDQSSRTTTDSSSLYSQDNDGYYTSMHLDSGLRSRSHGSGHGVAAGRATRHSMYECREMANQEDSGSLYSDRSLSRSISLRKSKKPPLPPARTDSLRRKPAAKMPPGGVSAINGANGDRGTTLNETLIASLQQSLQMGLRGGKGKGASPSSTSHSPSSDYDDPWVLRPRSHSSISAGSSAASLAANANCGGVSSVYALCHVTPAHSDTSSLRSDYADSWGYYMDYPRNNGDQGEQTAPAHAADNMSAGVHPGVLQNGGGIHNSQTPGAPGQEREVSAKPKASTSSPDRVHRLTSPSSGYSSQSNTPTAGTPVPAFARSMSPSGGRPKPKVPERKSSLLSSVSISSSSTSLSSNTSDSLKSNGPPPPPPPPLLFSSSSTPNTPLSPPPPFPPPLPASSSTASLTPPPAPPLPTTPQGGSLSLNSTYSTSPEFPPPPSPEMLIHPSSSPNGSFSPPPPPPPPPPPPPLPATVTASSSPSFKKALNDAPKAAPSNSPTNSPKPLITPFALQSVQLRSVKRPEKEITDDNKAEKTGMDLLQGLKPLSLDSCYSQEHPTVLPLLNSSLEGDSHYSSPSPVSKLLEELSLDDSITEDSLDIAIVNGKADDESYTLVNGNEKEEELALPSPAQSHESSPIKQKAPPPAVSKKPKFSLVPPVSPQTINKLFPSQQEETNIPQTEDQVDSPRRQTKEEVKEGDGEHQEEREDTLEHLAERKGASTETRYESCITTSVSKETSNASGLYTNGEADEEEEEDCDGTSSTTGSISSKDDDAGDVFESSTAESSPAPSANGASEKNMVTPTPTRPRTTEDLFAAIHRSKRKVLGRRESEEDKTQPGSHPQSPPTTPTSLSPGMTSSLPRQSGSIQRNLRKSSTSSDNFKALLLKKGSRSETSFRMSAAEMLRSTDPRSQRTRSESALDSPTASPSSPMALHSPAGSPGRGKRAAEERGRYDAFTLSSPTSSPFSMGGFKYGRSRTPPSAASSKYNARSRILSSPMTVICEREGELAESEYGDTAESLCQPAAQAVPVLKDSNGTLSEESRS, encoded by the exons AATGTGACAAGTTGAGGAAAGATGGTTTCCGGAGCTCCCAGTACTACTCTCAGGGTCCCACCTTCTCTGACCCCATTCAGTCCAGCAGCCTGCAGGATGACGGGGATGATGAAAATGATAAGAAG TCTACCGCTTCATCGCTGGAGGATGACAAATCTCAGCTCTCCATGAGGTCTCAGACGCCACAGGGCATGGGCGAAGGAGGGGACGGGTCCGACCCTGACAGACAGGTGGTATGGAACAAGGCTGCCCTCCTCCCCACCCCAGAGGAGAAGATGAGGCAGGCAGCTCAGGCCGTACCCACAGACATAGTTGCCATCAATGTCACAG GGGCAGTGTTTGACCGACAGGCGAGCATCCGGCGCTCCCTCATTAACACTGACACCGTGTCCCGCCGGCCCAAGAAGGTCAAACGCAGAAAGACTATATCAGGGCTGCCTGACAACATCAACCTGGAGCTAG CAAAAGGACACGGCGGAGATCTCCGGCCACATTCTATGTTCCTCCCTGGACAGTACTCCACACTTGGCCGTACTGGGAGTGTCAACTCAACCCTCCGACGTTCGGTGACCAGAGATTCGAGCTGCCAGACAGAAGAAGTAAAGATCGTGCCCCCGTCCATGAGAAGAATTCGAGCGCAGAGAGGACAGGGAATCGCTGCTCAGATGGCTGGCATATCCGCTTCCTCTTCAACAGGAAGTATATCCATCTCCAGCAGCGACAGCTCTGGAATACTGATGCTGCCGCAGCATTTTAATGGAGACCCGTCGCGTTTTCACAGTCTGCCCCGACAGGGCGCAAGAGTGTCCCTCAGTGCCGATCCCATCTATAGCAGCACACCCATCAAGTCAGAGGAACATCTGCAGAGGCAAATTGGAAAGCTTCAGGTCGACGATACTGTGGTACACATGAGAAACGCCCCAAGGACAGGAACTTTGCCCAGGCCCAAGTCCCAGGAGGTGAAGGGGACACAGTCCAGTGAGTGGGGCGGGGGTCCGGCATGTGTGGTTTCCCCTCATGCTGCTTATTCCACCTCATTCATCCCCAATGCCACCATGTCCAGTTCTGCTGAGGTTATTACCCTTAACAGCTCGAGCCAGCTCACCCAGTCCCTGGTCTCAGCTTACCCCGCAGCTCGAGCGCTCAGTCTGGCTTCCCCGACTAACGTTGACCCGCTGATCTCTAGTCCAGCAGCCTTCACCCACAGCTCCACCTGCCCTGCCTTGGCCACGTCTACTCCTACTCACACAGCACAGGATAGTGGCCTGAAAGTCAGAGCACCTGCCAGTGAGTCAGGTCACTCTGACAGTAGCGCCCACAGCCACAGCACCTTGGCCCCCACTCCACCATCTTGTCTGCCGGAGGAGAACTGGATCTACGACACACCAGAAAATGTGGTGGCTCCACACCGCACTCTGACCTCCAGTTGCTCCACTCCAATCAACCAGCTCTATGGCAGCCTGGATCAGTCCTCTAGGACCACTACTGATTCCAGCTCTCTTTACTCCCAGGACAATGATGGATACTACACCTCTATGCACCTGGACTCAGGCCTGCGCTCCCGCAGTCACGGTAGCGGGCACGGGGTGGCAGCTGGCCGGGCCACCAGACATAGCATGTACGAGTGCCGCGAGATGGCCAATCAAGAGGACTCTGGAAGCCTGTACAGTGACCGCTCGCTATCACGCAGCATCTCCCTACGCAAATCCAAGAAGCCTCCCCTGCCACCAGCTCGCACAGATTCTCTCAGACGCAAGCCAGCTGCAAAAATGCCCCCCGGAGGTGTTAGCGCCATCAACGGTGCTAATGGGGACAGGGGTACAACACTTAATGAAACTCTAATTGCAAGCTTGCAGCAGAGCCTGCAGATGGGGTTGAGAGGGGGGAAGGGAAAGGGTGCGTCGCCATCATCAACCTCTCACAGCCCGAGCAGCGATTATGATGACCCTTGGGTCCTCAGGCCACGCAGTCACAGCAGCATCAGTGCAGGCAGCTCCGCAGCATCACTAGCAGCTAACGCAAACTGCGGCGGCGTGTCTAGCGTGTACGCTCTATGCCATGTGACACCTGCCCACAGTGACACCAGCAGCCTGCGCTCTGACTACGCCGACTCTTGGGGCTACTACATGGACTACCCTCGTAACAACGGGGATCAGGGGGAGCAGACAGCCCCGGCCCATGCCGCAGATAACATGTCAGCTGGCGTTCACCCAGGAGTCTTACAGAATGGAGGAGGGATTCACAACAGTCAGACACCTGGAGCTCCAGGTCAGGAGCGAGAGGTGTCGGCGAAGCCCAAAGCTTCCACCTCCTCCCCAGACCGGGTGCATAGACTCACCTCGCCATCTAGTGGCTACTCCAGCCAGTCCAACACTCCCACAGCTGGAACCCCAGTGCCCGCCTTCGCCAGGTCCATGTCTCCCTCGGGCGGCCGGCCTAAACCCAAAGTCCCTGAGAGgaagtcctctctcctctcatcagtttccatctcctcctcttccacctcCCTTTCCTCCAACACTTCAGACTCACTCAAGAGCAAcggtcctcctcctccaccaccaccacctctcctcttctcctcctcctcaactCCCAACACCCCTCTCAGCCCACCTCCACCCTTCCCTCCCCCTCTACCGGCAAGCTCTAGCACAGCTTCCCTAACTCCTCCACCAGCTCCCCCATTGCCAACCACTCCTCAGGGAGGTTCTCTAAGCCTGAACTCTACTTACTCCACCTCCCCAGAATTCCCTCCACCTCCATCCCCCGAGATGCTGATTCACCCGAGTTCATCTCCCAATGGGAGCTTCagtccccctcctcctcctccacccccacctcctcctcctcctctgccggCTACTGTTACAGCTTCCTCCTCCCCATCTTTTAAGAAGGCACTAAATGATGCTCCTAAAGCAGCTCCTTCTAACAGTCCCACAAACTCACCTAAGCCCCTCATCACACCATTTGCACTGCAGAGCGTTCAGCTTCGTTCAGTCAAGCGACCAGAGAAGGAGATCACAGATGACAACAAAGCTGAGAAAACAGGGATGGACCTCCTTCAGGGGCTAAAGCCTCTGAGCCTGGATAGCTGTTACTCTCAGGAGCATCCCACTGTCTTACCCCTGTTGAACAGCTCTCTGGAAGGGGATTCCCATTATTCCTCACCATCGCCTGTGTCAAAGCTCCTGGAAGAGTTGTCACTGGATGACAGCATCACAGAGGACTCACTAGACATTGCCATCGTAAATGGAAAAGCTGATGATGAGAGTTACACACTTGTGAATGGGAATGAAAAAGAGGAGGAACTAGCGTTGCCCAGTCCCGCACAGAGCCACGAAAGCTCTCCCATCAAGCAGAAGGCCCCACCCCCAGCAGTCTCCAAGAAGCCTAAATTTTCCCTTGTCCCACCAGTAAGCCcccaaacaataaataaactgtttccaTCTCAGCAGGAAGAGACTAACATCCCCCAAACAGAAGACCAAGTAGATTCTCCGCgaagacaaacaaaagaagagGTAAAAGAGGGGGACGGTGAGCatcaggaggagagagaagacacTTTAGAGCATTTAGCAGAGCGCAAAGGAGCATCCACTGAAACCCGATACGAATCTTGTATCACTACATCTGTTAGCAAGGAGACGAGTAATGCCTCTGGGCTTTATACCAACGGAGAGGctgatgaagaagaggaagaggactgTGATGGGACGAGCAGCACCACAGGGTCCATCAGCTCCAAGGACGACGATGCAG GTGACGTCTTTGAATCCAGTACGGCCGAGTCGTCTCCAGCCCCGTCAGCAAACGGGGCGTCCGAAAAGAACATGGTAACCCCGACTCCCACGCGACCCCGAACCACAGAGGACCTCTTCGCTGCCATTCACAG GTCAAAGCGCAAGGTCCTGGGTCGCAGGGAGTCCGAGGAAGACAAGACCCAGCCTGGGAGCCACCCGCAATCTCCACCCACCACTCCGACGAGCCTGTCTCCAGGGATGACGTCGTCGTTGCCCCGTCAGTCGGGATCCATCCAGCGCAACCTCCGCAAGTCCTCCACCAGCAGCGACAACTTCAAGGCACTTCTCCTGAAAAAGGGAAGCCGCTCTGAGACCAGCTTCAGGATGTCTGCCGCTGAAATGCTTCGTTCCACTGACCCACGCTCCCAGCGAACGCGCTCCGAATCGGCGCTGGACTCCCCCACTGCTTCGCCCTCCTCACCGATGGCTCTGCACAGCCCGGCCGGTTCCCCAGGCCGGGGTAAGAGGGCAGCTGAGGAGCGGGGCCGTTATGATGCCTTTACCCTGTCCTCGCCGACTTCATCGCCCTTTTCAATGGGTGGATTTAAGTACGGGCGCTCTCGGACGCCGCCCTCAGCTGCCAGCAGCAAGTACAACGCCCGTAGCCGAATCCTCAGCAGCCCGATGACGGTAATCTGCGAGCGGGAAGGGGAACTGGCTGAGAGCGAGTACGGAGACACGGCAGAAAGTCTGTGTCAGCCAGCGGCTCAGGCTGTCCCTGTGCTCAAAGACTCCAATGGCACTTTATCTGAAGAAAGCAGAAGTTAA